In Nakamurella antarctica, the following are encoded in one genomic region:
- the hemQ gene encoding hydrogen peroxide-dependent heme synthase — translation MTSSPDIPVTSATAATDEATPVAGPAPTAAAAPSKISARVINDKIRYTSWNVFSRLDDLDIDPADAAAELEALIADLEAKDVVVRGIYDVSGLRADADLMVWWHADTAEELQDAVRRFRRTSVGRSMGNTWAGMALHRPAEFNKSHVPAFLAGSAPLDWVCVYPFVRSYEWYLLPDAERREMLMEHGIMGREFNQVLSSTVAAFALGDYEWMLALESTELHDIVDLMRSLRASTARLHVREEIPFFTGRRVDAAQAVEVIR, via the coding sequence ATGACGAGCTCGCCTGATATCCCTGTTACCTCCGCCACAGCTGCCACGGACGAAGCCACGCCGGTGGCGGGGCCTGCACCCACTGCGGCAGCGGCACCTTCCAAGATTTCTGCCCGGGTCATTAACGACAAGATTCGCTACACATCGTGGAACGTCTTCTCCCGCCTCGACGATCTCGACATCGACCCGGCAGATGCCGCCGCAGAACTCGAGGCGCTGATTGCCGACCTCGAGGCCAAGGACGTCGTGGTTCGCGGCATCTACGACGTCTCCGGGCTCCGCGCAGACGCAGACCTCATGGTGTGGTGGCACGCCGATACCGCTGAAGAACTCCAAGATGCAGTCCGCCGGTTCCGCCGTACCAGCGTTGGCCGGAGCATGGGAAACACCTGGGCCGGCATGGCGCTGCACCGCCCCGCCGAGTTCAACAAGAGCCACGTACCGGCGTTTCTCGCTGGATCGGCGCCCCTGGACTGGGTGTGCGTGTACCCGTTTGTGCGCTCCTACGAGTGGTATCTGTTGCCTGACGCGGAGCGGCGAGAGATGTTGATGGAACACGGGATCATGGGCCGCGAGTTCAATCAGGTGCTCTCCAGCACCGTCGCCGCGTTCGCGTTGGGTGATTACGAATGGATGCTCGCGCTGGAATCTACTGAACTGCATGACATCGTCGACCTGATGCGAAGCCTGCGCGCCTCCACGGCGAGACTTCATGTCCGCGAAGAGATTCCGTTCTTCACCGGCCGCCGGGTCGACGCGGCCCAGGCCGTCGAGGTGATCCGATAA
- a CDS encoding ferrochelatase, translating into MTIQSSPSSPASSPLTPGWDAVLLAGFGGPESSEDVMPFLRNVTRGRGIPEERLVEVSHHYQALGGSSPINDQNRALQAALQAELTRRGIDLPVLWGNRNWAPYMADVVEQAHTDGQTRLLGLATSAYSCYSSCRQYREDFGMALEKTNLIGKMRIDKIRHYYNARGFLEPVMDSLVEAVHQAIRSGLSAADVEVVFTTHSIPHSMADTSGPAGTYAPGTGGAYVAQHLAACSTVVAAAEHTLGTSLNWQLGYQSRSGPPSMPWLDPDVNDIISGLPAQGRAGVIVVPIGFVSDHVEVVWDLDNEAKETAGEHGLFFARVATPGTDPRFVSALADLVEQRLDPSLPAEVITDRPASPNICGVNCCRNARAVKPTTSARDSAADWEGTGIETERLEASGIGREW; encoded by the coding sequence ATGACAATTCAGTCGTCACCATCCTCGCCCGCTTCCTCGCCGCTCACACCGGGTTGGGACGCTGTCCTGCTCGCCGGTTTCGGCGGTCCCGAGTCTTCCGAAGACGTGATGCCGTTCCTGCGCAACGTGACTCGCGGTCGCGGGATTCCCGAAGAGCGACTGGTTGAGGTCTCGCACCACTACCAGGCGCTCGGCGGATCGTCGCCGATTAACGACCAAAACCGTGCCCTGCAAGCGGCTTTGCAAGCTGAACTGACCCGCCGTGGCATCGACCTGCCGGTGCTGTGGGGCAATCGCAACTGGGCCCCCTACATGGCTGACGTCGTGGAGCAGGCCCACACCGATGGCCAGACTCGGCTGCTTGGCCTGGCTACCTCGGCCTATTCGTGCTACTCCTCCTGCCGCCAGTACCGGGAGGATTTCGGCATGGCGCTGGAGAAGACCAACCTGATCGGCAAAATGCGAATCGACAAGATTCGGCACTACTACAACGCTCGCGGATTCCTAGAACCGGTGATGGACAGCCTCGTTGAAGCAGTCCATCAAGCGATACGTTCGGGATTATCCGCTGCGGATGTAGAAGTGGTCTTCACCACGCACTCCATCCCCCACTCCATGGCCGACACCTCCGGGCCCGCGGGGACATACGCCCCGGGCACCGGCGGAGCCTATGTGGCGCAACACCTTGCTGCGTGTTCCACCGTGGTCGCCGCGGCCGAGCACACGTTGGGCACCTCGCTGAATTGGCAACTCGGCTACCAGTCCCGGTCCGGTCCGCCGTCCATGCCATGGCTCGACCCTGACGTCAACGACATCATCTCCGGCCTGCCAGCGCAGGGCAGGGCAGGCGTGATCGTGGTGCCCATCGGGTTTGTCTCTGATCACGTCGAAGTTGTCTGGGATCTGGACAACGAGGCGAAGGAGACTGCCGGCGAGCACGGACTCTTCTTCGCTCGGGTCGCTACTCCCGGCACCGACCCCCGGTTTGTGAGCGCGCTCGCAGACTTAGTGGAGCAGCGTCTCGATCCGTCCCTTCCCGCCGAGGTGATCACGGACCGTCCAGCCTCGCCGAATATCTGCGGGGTCAACTGCTGCCGCAACGCCCGCGCCGTCAAACCCACCACGTCCGCTCGGGATTCTGCCGCAGATTGGGAGGGCACCGGGATCGAAACCGAGCGTCTGGAAGCATCTGGGATAGGCCGTGAATGGTAG
- the hemC gene encoding hydroxymethylbilane synthase: MIPRTLKLGTRGSALAMTQSGIVARSVEAATGRIVELVQIRTEGDINLGPLATIGGTGVFVAAVRAALAAGEVDLVVHSCKDLPTAPVDGITLAVVPPREDPSDALCARDDLTLDELPLGSKVGTGSPRRAAQLLRLRPDLTISDLRGNVPTRLGKVSNGELDAVVLAASGLNRLSLAGSITQILTAAQMLPAPGQGALAVECRTADVDTDFYQACIGQLDDFATRACIAAERSFLAVLEAGCTAPVGALATISGDEMTILGAVFAPSGSTELRGSASGFAADAEVIGADLASQLLAEGAAALMATG, encoded by the coding sequence GTGATCCCGCGAACCCTGAAGTTGGGGACCAGGGGCAGCGCGTTGGCGATGACCCAATCCGGCATTGTCGCGCGTTCTGTGGAAGCCGCAACGGGACGCATTGTCGAACTTGTGCAGATCCGCACCGAGGGAGACATCAACCTGGGGCCCCTGGCGACCATCGGCGGAACCGGTGTTTTCGTCGCCGCCGTTCGCGCGGCGCTGGCTGCGGGCGAGGTCGACTTGGTCGTGCACTCCTGCAAGGACTTACCTACGGCTCCTGTCGACGGCATCACGCTGGCGGTCGTGCCGCCACGGGAGGACCCGTCAGATGCACTGTGCGCGAGAGACGACCTCACATTGGATGAGCTTCCGCTGGGTTCGAAAGTAGGGACCGGCTCGCCGCGGCGCGCTGCACAGCTGTTGCGCCTTCGGCCAGACCTGACTATTTCGGACCTGCGCGGAAATGTGCCGACCAGGCTCGGGAAAGTCAGTAACGGCGAGTTAGACGCGGTAGTGCTCGCAGCCTCCGGGCTCAATCGCCTCAGCCTCGCAGGCAGCATCACGCAGATTTTGACGGCAGCACAGATGCTTCCGGCGCCCGGCCAAGGCGCGCTTGCAGTGGAGTGCCGCACTGCCGACGTCGATACCGATTTCTACCAAGCGTGTATCGGTCAGCTCGACGATTTCGCCACCCGTGCCTGCATCGCCGCCGAACGCTCATTCTTGGCCGTACTTGAGGCTGGCTGCACTGCCCCGGTGGGCGCGCTGGCAACGATCAGCGGCGATGAGATGACGATCCTCGGCGCAGTCTTTGCACCCTCTGGAAGCACCGAGCTTCGCGGCAGCGCAAGCGGTTTCGCCGCCGACGCGGAGGTGATTGGCGCTGATCTGGCGTCGCAGCTGCTCGCCGAAGGCGCCGCCGCCTTGATGGCAACGGGGTGA
- a CDS encoding uroporphyrinogen-III synthase, with protein sequence MTNAPGSAAPGSAGPLAGWRVLVGRGAGELVDILADAGATVSAVPLIQIAQPVDRTELDAAAHRLAAGDFQWVGVTSANGVAAVANTLSALKLAIPAKTQIAAVGPATLGAARAAGWRVDLSPTEIFSGAALAACWPAPALGGASVLLPSSQISLGTLAAGLTQAGYTVERLTAYLTLETPPPAEVVRDLESGQYDAVLLTSPSTVRALTQAAIPSSETVVGCIGVTTAAAARDAGLTVTFTAAEATASALADGLISAAVSFSRSAK encoded by the coding sequence GTGACCAACGCTCCGGGTTCTGCCGCACCGGGTTCTGCAGGGCCTCTCGCGGGCTGGCGAGTGCTGGTAGGCCGGGGAGCAGGCGAACTCGTGGACATACTGGCCGATGCAGGAGCGACGGTGAGCGCAGTGCCACTGATTCAGATTGCGCAGCCTGTGGACAGAACGGAACTTGACGCTGCGGCGCACCGCTTGGCCGCGGGCGATTTCCAGTGGGTGGGTGTGACCTCCGCCAACGGCGTTGCAGCCGTAGCGAACACCTTGTCAGCGTTGAAACTCGCCATCCCGGCCAAGACGCAGATTGCAGCAGTCGGACCGGCCACTCTTGGCGCCGCTCGCGCTGCCGGGTGGAGGGTCGATCTGTCCCCCACGGAAATATTTTCCGGAGCCGCGCTGGCCGCATGTTGGCCAGCGCCAGCACTTGGTGGCGCATCGGTCTTATTGCCGTCATCTCAGATTTCCCTGGGCACGTTGGCCGCGGGTCTCACGCAGGCTGGGTACACCGTTGAGCGGCTCACCGCCTACCTGACACTGGAGACACCGCCGCCCGCGGAGGTGGTCAGGGATCTTGAATCGGGGCAGTATGACGCTGTGCTGCTTACCTCCCCATCTACGGTGCGGGCCCTAACCCAGGCCGCAATTCCATCATCGGAGACGGTTGTCGGGTGTATTGGCGTCACCACGGCCGCGGCCGCCCGAGACGCTGGCCTCACTGTGACGTTCACGGCTGCTGAGGCAACTGCCTCGGCGCTGGCCGACGGGCTTATTTCCGCCGCAGTTTCTTTCTCACGCAGTGCAAAGTAG
- the hemB gene encoding porphobilinogen synthase, producing MENFTAPEHRPRRLRRTPALRRLVAETRLHPADLILPLFVKEGIGEPSAITSMPGVVQHTRDSLKRAAAQAISAGVGGLMLFGIPAHRDSIGSGATDPDGILNVALRDLKSEFGDAAVLMADLCLDEFTDHGHCGVLTASGAVDNDATVKRYQEMGIAQAAAGADVVGPSGMMDGQVGAIRSSLDAAGYTDTVILAYAAKYASAFYGPFREAVDSALTGDRRSYQQDSANRRESLREVALDIAEGADVVMVKPAMSYLDIVADVAGSVDVPVAAYQVSGEYSMIEAAAARGWIDRNRAIVESLLSIQRAGASLTLTYWAAEVAGWLNQEAGTR from the coding sequence ATGGAGAACTTCACCGCGCCGGAGCACCGTCCGCGCCGCTTGCGGCGAACTCCGGCGCTTCGCCGCTTGGTGGCCGAAACACGTTTACACCCAGCTGATCTCATCCTCCCGCTGTTCGTGAAGGAGGGTATCGGTGAGCCATCGGCCATCACGTCAATGCCGGGGGTGGTCCAGCACACCCGGGATTCGCTGAAAAGAGCTGCGGCGCAGGCTATCAGCGCCGGAGTCGGCGGGCTCATGCTCTTCGGTATCCCCGCCCATCGAGATTCCATCGGCTCCGGCGCCACCGACCCGGACGGTATTTTGAACGTCGCGCTCCGTGATCTGAAATCAGAGTTCGGCGATGCAGCCGTTTTGATGGCGGACCTGTGTCTGGACGAGTTCACCGACCACGGACACTGCGGCGTGCTCACCGCCAGCGGCGCTGTTGATAATGATGCGACTGTAAAGCGGTATCAGGAGATGGGGATCGCGCAGGCTGCCGCCGGGGCCGATGTCGTTGGCCCCTCGGGAATGATGGATGGCCAAGTCGGCGCGATCCGCTCATCGCTGGACGCTGCTGGCTACACCGACACCGTCATCCTGGCTTACGCTGCGAAATATGCCTCGGCTTTCTACGGCCCCTTCCGCGAGGCGGTGGACTCCGCATTGACCGGCGACCGACGGAGCTATCAGCAAGACAGTGCCAACCGGCGCGAATCGCTCCGCGAGGTTGCCTTGGACATCGCCGAAGGCGCCGACGTGGTGATGGTAAAACCGGCCATGTCCTACCTCGACATCGTCGCCGACGTCGCAGGCTCCGTTGACGTTCCCGTTGCTGCGTATCAGGTTTCAGGTGAATATTCCATGATTGAAGCGGCAGCAGCTCGCGGCTGGATCGACCGAAATCGCGCCATCGTGGAGAGCCTGCTCAGTATCCAACGGGCCGGCGCTAGCCTCACTCTCACCTACTGGGCGGCTGAAGTCGCCGGCTGGCTCAACCAGGAAGCAGGAACTCGATGA